Proteins co-encoded in one Neofelis nebulosa isolate mNeoNeb1 chromosome 2, mNeoNeb1.pri, whole genome shotgun sequence genomic window:
- the TEX51 gene encoding testis-expressed protein 51 isoform X6 — protein sequence MELPGRVIRGQRRDPQKMLLLLLGCLLPAANGKSCLLCWPGLPALLDYDLQILWGTPGPPTELSQSLHTLFLKDHVFIEPWYLDQNRMEEAAAKLFNHIDEAIKKFRDNKPSLLEEIHIQQKVFTEKLDEISEELKEKACSKSCDLRSTLEVMNCANCKTHFLTCKDPTLCPEMIAPAWIS from the exons ATGGAACTTCCAGGAAGGGTGAtaaggggacagaggagagacCCCCAGAAGATGCTGCTTCTCCTGCTCGGCTGTCTCCTACCTGCTGCCAATGGGAAGAGCTGTCTCCTCTGCTGGCCAGGACTGCCTGCATTGTTAGACTATGATCTGCAGATTCTTTGGGGCACCCCAGGGCCACCCACAGAGCTCTCCCAAAGCCTCCACACCTTATTCCTGAAGGATCATGTCTTCATCGAACCCTGGTATCTTG ATCAGAACCGTATGGAAGAAGCAGCAGCCAAATTATTCAATCACATAGATGAAGCCATCAAGAAGTTCCGAGATA ATAAACCATCACTTTTGGAAGAGATTCATATCCAGCAGAAGGTGTTTACTGAGAAGCTGGATGAGATATCTGAGGAGCTGAAGGAGAAGG CCTGCAGCAAGTCCTGTG ACCTACGCTCCACACTGGAGGTCATGAACTGTGCCAACTGCAAGACACACTTCCTCACCTGCAAAGACCCCACTCTTTGCCCAG AGATGATAGCACCTGCTTGGATTTCTTGA
- the TEX51 gene encoding testis-expressed protein 51 isoform X7 — protein MSSSNPDQNRMEEAAAKLFNHIDEAIKKFRDNKPSLLEEIHIQQKVFTEKLDEISEELKEKACSKSCDLRSTLEVMNCANCKTHFLTCKDPTLCPASTGSTFAWFVSLGIILFLASVAGSGCYIFWHEKRKKEIEKQEPSSPPVFHS, from the exons ATGTCTTCATCGAACCCTG ATCAGAACCGTATGGAAGAAGCAGCAGCCAAATTATTCAATCACATAGATGAAGCCATCAAGAAGTTCCGAGATA ATAAACCATCACTTTTGGAAGAGATTCATATCCAGCAGAAGGTGTTTACTGAGAAGCTGGATGAGATATCTGAGGAGCTGAAGGAGAAGG CCTGCAGCAAGTCCTGTG ACCTACGCTCCACACTGGAGGTCATGAACTGTGCCAACTGCAAGACACACTTCCTCACCTGCAAAGACCCCACTCTTTGCCCAG CCAGTACTGGGAGTACCTTTGCATGGTTTGTGAGCCTTGGCATTATTCTGTTCCTGGCATCTGTAGCTGGAAGTGG ATGCTACATTTTCTGgcatgagaagaggaagaaggaaatagaaaag cagGAACCCAGCAGTCCACCGGTCTTCCACAGCTGA
- the TEX51 gene encoding testis-expressed protein 51 isoform X4, which produces MELPGRVIRGQRRDPQKMLLLLLGCLLPAANGKSCLLCWPGLPALLDYDLQILWGTPGPPTELSQSLHTLFLKDHVFIEPWYLDQNRMEEAAAKLFNHIDEAIKKFRDNKPSLLEEIHIQQKVFTEKLDEISEELKEKACSKSCDLRSTLEVMNCANCKTHFLTCKDPTLCPASTGSTFAWFVSLGIILFLASVAGSGPDATFSGMRRGRRK; this is translated from the exons ATGGAACTTCCAGGAAGGGTGAtaaggggacagaggagagacCCCCAGAAGATGCTGCTTCTCCTGCTCGGCTGTCTCCTACCTGCTGCCAATGGGAAGAGCTGTCTCCTCTGCTGGCCAGGACTGCCTGCATTGTTAGACTATGATCTGCAGATTCTTTGGGGCACCCCAGGGCCACCCACAGAGCTCTCCCAAAGCCTCCACACCTTATTCCTGAAGGATCATGTCTTCATCGAACCCTGGTATCTTG ATCAGAACCGTATGGAAGAAGCAGCAGCCAAATTATTCAATCACATAGATGAAGCCATCAAGAAGTTCCGAGATA ATAAACCATCACTTTTGGAAGAGATTCATATCCAGCAGAAGGTGTTTACTGAGAAGCTGGATGAGATATCTGAGGAGCTGAAGGAGAAGG CCTGCAGCAAGTCCTGTG ACCTACGCTCCACACTGGAGGTCATGAACTGTGCCAACTGCAAGACACACTTCCTCACCTGCAAAGACCCCACTCTTTGCCCAG CCAGTACTGGGAGTACCTTTGCATGGTTTGTGAGCCTTGGCATTATTCTGTTCCTGGCATCTGTAGCTGGAAGTGG CCCAGATGCTACATTTTCTGgcatgagaagaggaagaaggaaatag
- the TEX51 gene encoding testis-expressed protein 51 isoform X5, which produces MELPGRVIRGQRRDPQKMLLLLLGCLLPAANGKSCLLCWPGLPALLDYDLQILWGTPGPPTELSQSLHTLFLKDHVFIEPWYLDKPSLLEEIHIQQKVFTEKLDEISEELKEKACSKSCDLRSTLEVMNCANCKTHFLTCKDPTLCPASTGSTFAWFVSLGIILFLASVAGSGCYIFWHEKRKKEIEKQEPSSPPVFHS; this is translated from the exons ATGGAACTTCCAGGAAGGGTGAtaaggggacagaggagagacCCCCAGAAGATGCTGCTTCTCCTGCTCGGCTGTCTCCTACCTGCTGCCAATGGGAAGAGCTGTCTCCTCTGCTGGCCAGGACTGCCTGCATTGTTAGACTATGATCTGCAGATTCTTTGGGGCACCCCAGGGCCACCCACAGAGCTCTCCCAAAGCCTCCACACCTTATTCCTGAAGGATCATGTCTTCATCGAACCCTGGTATCTTG ATAAACCATCACTTTTGGAAGAGATTCATATCCAGCAGAAGGTGTTTACTGAGAAGCTGGATGAGATATCTGAGGAGCTGAAGGAGAAGG CCTGCAGCAAGTCCTGTG ACCTACGCTCCACACTGGAGGTCATGAACTGTGCCAACTGCAAGACACACTTCCTCACCTGCAAAGACCCCACTCTTTGCCCAG CCAGTACTGGGAGTACCTTTGCATGGTTTGTGAGCCTTGGCATTATTCTGTTCCTGGCATCTGTAGCTGGAAGTGG ATGCTACATTTTCTGgcatgagaagaggaagaaggaaatagaaaag cagGAACCCAGCAGTCCACCGGTCTTCCACAGCTGA
- the TEX51 gene encoding testis-expressed protein 51 isoform X3 → MELPGRVIRGQRRDPQKMLLLLLGCLLPAANGKSCLLCWPGLPALLDYDLQILWGTPGPPTELSQSLHTLFLKDHVFIEPWYLDQNRMEEAAAKLFNHIDEAIKKFRDNKPSLLEEIHIQQKVFTEKLDEISEELKEKDLRSTLEVMNCANCKTHFLTCKDPTLCPASTGSTFAWFVSLGIILFLASVAGSGCYIFWHEKRKKEIEKQEPSSPPVFHS, encoded by the exons ATGGAACTTCCAGGAAGGGTGAtaaggggacagaggagagacCCCCAGAAGATGCTGCTTCTCCTGCTCGGCTGTCTCCTACCTGCTGCCAATGGGAAGAGCTGTCTCCTCTGCTGGCCAGGACTGCCTGCATTGTTAGACTATGATCTGCAGATTCTTTGGGGCACCCCAGGGCCACCCACAGAGCTCTCCCAAAGCCTCCACACCTTATTCCTGAAGGATCATGTCTTCATCGAACCCTGGTATCTTG ATCAGAACCGTATGGAAGAAGCAGCAGCCAAATTATTCAATCACATAGATGAAGCCATCAAGAAGTTCCGAGATA ATAAACCATCACTTTTGGAAGAGATTCATATCCAGCAGAAGGTGTTTACTGAGAAGCTGGATGAGATATCTGAGGAGCTGAAGGAGAAGG ACCTACGCTCCACACTGGAGGTCATGAACTGTGCCAACTGCAAGACACACTTCCTCACCTGCAAAGACCCCACTCTTTGCCCAG CCAGTACTGGGAGTACCTTTGCATGGTTTGTGAGCCTTGGCATTATTCTGTTCCTGGCATCTGTAGCTGGAAGTGG ATGCTACATTTTCTGgcatgagaagaggaagaaggaaatagaaaag cagGAACCCAGCAGTCCACCGGTCTTCCACAGCTGA
- the TEX51 gene encoding testis-expressed protein 51 isoform X1 codes for MELPGRVIRGQRRDPQKMLLLLLGCLLPAANGKSCLLCWPGLPALLDYDLQILWGTPGPPTELSQSLHTLFLKDHVFIEPWYLDQNRMEEAAAKLFNHIDEAIKKFRDNKPSLLEEIHIQQKVFTEKLDEISEELKEKACSKSCDLRSTLEVMNCANCKTHFLTCKDPTLCPASTGSTFAWFVSLGIILFLASVAGSGCYIFWHEKRKKEIEKQEPSSPPVFHS; via the exons ATGGAACTTCCAGGAAGGGTGAtaaggggacagaggagagacCCCCAGAAGATGCTGCTTCTCCTGCTCGGCTGTCTCCTACCTGCTGCCAATGGGAAGAGCTGTCTCCTCTGCTGGCCAGGACTGCCTGCATTGTTAGACTATGATCTGCAGATTCTTTGGGGCACCCCAGGGCCACCCACAGAGCTCTCCCAAAGCCTCCACACCTTATTCCTGAAGGATCATGTCTTCATCGAACCCTGGTATCTTG ATCAGAACCGTATGGAAGAAGCAGCAGCCAAATTATTCAATCACATAGATGAAGCCATCAAGAAGTTCCGAGATA ATAAACCATCACTTTTGGAAGAGATTCATATCCAGCAGAAGGTGTTTACTGAGAAGCTGGATGAGATATCTGAGGAGCTGAAGGAGAAGG CCTGCAGCAAGTCCTGTG ACCTACGCTCCACACTGGAGGTCATGAACTGTGCCAACTGCAAGACACACTTCCTCACCTGCAAAGACCCCACTCTTTGCCCAG CCAGTACTGGGAGTACCTTTGCATGGTTTGTGAGCCTTGGCATTATTCTGTTCCTGGCATCTGTAGCTGGAAGTGG ATGCTACATTTTCTGgcatgagaagaggaagaaggaaatagaaaag cagGAACCCAGCAGTCCACCGGTCTTCCACAGCTGA
- the TEX51 gene encoding testis-expressed protein 51 isoform X2, whose translation MELPGRVIRGQRRDPQKMLLLLLGCLLPAANGKSCLLCWPGLPALLDYDLQILWGTPGPPTELSQSLHTLFLKDHVFIEPWYLDQNRMEEAAAKLFNHIDEAIKKFRDNKPSLLEEIHIQQKVFTEKLDEISEELKEKACSKSCDLRSTLEVMNCANCKTHFLTCKDPTLCPASTGSTFAWFVSLGIILFLASVAGSGCYIFWHEKRKKEIEKEPSSPPVFHS comes from the exons ATGGAACTTCCAGGAAGGGTGAtaaggggacagaggagagacCCCCAGAAGATGCTGCTTCTCCTGCTCGGCTGTCTCCTACCTGCTGCCAATGGGAAGAGCTGTCTCCTCTGCTGGCCAGGACTGCCTGCATTGTTAGACTATGATCTGCAGATTCTTTGGGGCACCCCAGGGCCACCCACAGAGCTCTCCCAAAGCCTCCACACCTTATTCCTGAAGGATCATGTCTTCATCGAACCCTGGTATCTTG ATCAGAACCGTATGGAAGAAGCAGCAGCCAAATTATTCAATCACATAGATGAAGCCATCAAGAAGTTCCGAGATA ATAAACCATCACTTTTGGAAGAGATTCATATCCAGCAGAAGGTGTTTACTGAGAAGCTGGATGAGATATCTGAGGAGCTGAAGGAGAAGG CCTGCAGCAAGTCCTGTG ACCTACGCTCCACACTGGAGGTCATGAACTGTGCCAACTGCAAGACACACTTCCTCACCTGCAAAGACCCCACTCTTTGCCCAG CCAGTACTGGGAGTACCTTTGCATGGTTTGTGAGCCTTGGCATTATTCTGTTCCTGGCATCTGTAGCTGGAAGTGG ATGCTACATTTTCTGgcatgagaagaggaagaaggaaatagaaaag GAACCCAGCAGTCCACCGGTCTTCCACAGCTGA